From Blastochloris viridis, one genomic window encodes:
- a CDS encoding Lrp/AsnC family transcriptional regulator has translation MDATDRKILTLLQVDASLSIAEIADRVHLSQTPCWKRIQKLEAQGIITGRVVLVSPEKIGLGLTVFVSIESGDHSKEWLETFASAIVAIPEVMDVYRMAGDVDYMLRVVVADMAAYDEFYKRLISVVPLKNVTSRFAMERIKATTALPVPPATKNPRDRSAA, from the coding sequence ATGGATGCCACCGACAGAAAAATCCTCACTCTGCTGCAGGTCGACGCCAGCCTGTCGATCGCCGAAATCGCCGACCGCGTGCACCTGTCGCAGACGCCGTGCTGGAAGCGCATCCAGAAGCTGGAGGCGCAAGGCATCATCACCGGCCGCGTGGTGCTGGTGTCGCCGGAGAAGATCGGCCTCGGCCTCACCGTGTTCGTGTCGATCGAGAGCGGCGACCACTCCAAGGAATGGCTGGAGACCTTTGCCAGTGCCATCGTCGCGATCCCGGAGGTGATGGATGTCTACCGCATGGCCGGCGACGTCGATTACATGCTGCGGGTGGTGGTGGCGGACATGGCGGCCTATGACGAGTTCTACAAGCGCCTGATCAGCGTCGTGCCATTGAAGAACGTCACCTCGCGGTTTGCGATGGAGCGCATCAAGGCCACCACCGCATTGCCGGTGCCGCCGGCGACGAAGAACCCACGCGACAGGAGCGCCGCATGA